The following coding sequences lie in one Silene latifolia isolate original U9 population chromosome 5, ASM4854445v1, whole genome shotgun sequence genomic window:
- the LOC141655409 gene encoding uncharacterized protein LOC141655409, producing MEMKEKVLSSGHYLFENKPMIVKAWTRDMEMTKDDVKSVPAWVQIHKLPLKFWGKGLPKIAGLIGKYVKCDAATQDRTRLRYARVMVELMVDQELPAQIAFKDEKGMVIRVDIEYEWRPVKCKKCQGMGHEMEHCRKGNQGDGGKKPVKQVTGFVTPRKRLVRMHREEGDRSGYSAETFGAHSYKEVLTSPSKKNGSDIETKIKSKVLSKVVNNFNNWCISTNNGYHKNGRIWNLWDPKAFRIQFLEYNAQFIHMNVEALVTRSTFYLTMIYAFNCIQERTTLWDHLRKIAGQADGPWAMAVVDIQATGSLFTWNNKQQPEDRIYSRINRFMVNKAWSDHFPELYANFLPEGMMDHTPCLICSSTQVHKPKSFKYYNMWGASKEFVPLIKRCWSSTIQRTPLFRVTKNLKLLKPALKDLNREKFSDIKNATAIKQSRVAELQGMIGKDPSNMFLVTEEFEASKDLREMTEARDSFLAQKSKIHWLQQGDTNSSYFHGMIKKRRNGNRVMMIEDRTGHLCDTPEQIQNAFLEYYQGLLGDSKETKRVHRRIIEKGIRCNDDHHAMLCRPVTGKEVRDIVFGIPDIKSPGPDGFTSKFFKDAWSVIGGDIVSAVQDFFIHKKLLRQVNATTLTLVPKCERPQSVLQFRPIACCNVIYKIISKLLCSRLADVLPSIIDQNQGAFIQNRSIQENILICQDLIRLYERPNATPRCMFKIDLQKAYDTVERTFVEQLLDALNFPTDFKEMVLQCITTASFSLSLNGGMFGYFHGVPEDIKQDILRVSGFVEGRLPFKYLGMPIQTTRLKKSDCECLVEKICSRIHNYGAKKFFYAERLVLVKSVLSTLHSYWASMFVLPNGIISRIEATCRNFLWDNSSDYRKVPLVAWEKVCCTKEEGGLGIKDQETINKALIGRLVHWIMEERDSIWVNWVHQNYLKGKAWLDYKPSVNSSWVWRRICKVKEEMLTGYNDGTWTAQAKYTPAMGYEWLKDWRPAVTWSKWIWNEHVVPKHQFVGWLYAHGAMRTKDKLIKYGLEIDDSCFLCNQAAESLDHLWLVHTVDRYIYAEGGAACPVMGDGVSNMAAMKQE from the exons ATGGAAATGAAAGAGAAAGTCTTGAGTTCAGGACACTAtctttttgaaaataaaccaatGATTGTTAAGGCTTGGACTAGGGACATGGAAATGACAAAGGATGATGTGAAATCAGTCCCTGCCTGGGTTCAAATCCATAAATTACCTCTGAAGTTTTGGGgtaaagggttacctaaaatagCTGGTTTGATTGGGAAGTACGTTAAATGTGATGCAGCTACTCAGGATAGAACAAGGTTGAGGTATGCACGGGTTATGGTTGAACTGATGGTGGACCAAGAGCTGCCTGCACAGATTGCGTTTAAGGATGAAAAAGGCATGGTCATCAGGGTTGATATAGAATATGAGTGGAGACCTGTTAAATGTAAGAAATGCCAAGGCATGGGGCATGAAATGGAGCATTGTAGAAAAGGAAATCAGGGAGATGGTGGAAAAAAACCAGTTAAACAG GTAACTGGCTTTGTAACCCCACGCAAGAGATTAGTCAGAATGCATAGAGAGGAAGGAGACAGGAGTGGATATAGTGCTGAGACTTTTGGTGCTCACTCCTATAAAGAAGTTCTGACATCTCCCTCAAAAAAGAATGGTTCTGATATTG AAACTAAAATAAAGAGCAAGGTGCTTAGTAAAGTTGTAAATAATTTCAATAATTGGTGCATTTCAACTAATAATGGTTATCATAAGAATGGGAGAATATGGAATCTTTGGGATCCTAAGGCTTTCAGAATACAGTTCCTTGAATACAATGCTCAATTCATTCATATGAATGTTGAGGCATTGGTAACCAGGAGTACTTTCTATCTTACAATGATATATGCATTTAATTGCATTCAAGAGAGGACTACTTTGTGGGATCATCTGAGAAAGATTGCTGGTCAAGCTGATGGTCCTTGGGCCATGGCTG TAGTAGATATTCAGGCTACTGGCTCTTTGTTCACCTGGAATAATAAGCAGCAGCCTGAGGATAGAATCTACAGTAGGATTAACAGGTTTATGGTTAATAAAGCTTGGAGTGATCATTTTCCTGAGCTATATGCTAACTTCCTCCCTGAGGGTATGATGGATCATACTCCTTGCTTGATTTGCAGCTCTACTCAGGTCCATAAACCCAAGAGCTTCAAATACTATAACATGTGGGGTGCTTCTAAGGAGTTCGTGCCTCTCATCAAAAGGTGCTGGAGTTCTACAATTCAACGTACACCTCTTTTCAGGGTGACAAAAAATTTGAAGTTGCTGAAGCCTGCTCTGAAAGATTTGAATAGAGAGAAATTTAGTGACATTAAGAATGCCACAGCTATCAAGCAGAGTAGAGTAGCTGAACTGCAGGGTATGATAGGGAAGGATCCCTCTAATATGTTCCTTGTAACTGAGGAGTTTGAAGCTTCTAAGGATTTGAGGGAGATGACTGAGGCTAGGGACAGTTTCTTGGCTCAGAAATCTAAAATACATTGGCTGCAGCAGGGGGATACCAACAGCTCCTATTTCCATGGAATGATCAAAAAAAGAAGGAATGGAAATAGGGTCATGATGATTGAGGATAGGACTGGTCATTTATGTGATACTCCCGAACAGATACAAAATGCTTTTCTGGAATATTACCAGGGCTTGCTTGGAGATAGCAAGGAGACAAAAAGGGTACACAGGAGAATTATTGAGAAAGGGATTAGATGCAATGATGATCATCATGCAATGTTGTGTAGACCAGTCACTGGTAAGGAGGTCAGGGATATTGTGTTTGGCATTCCTGACATCAAGTCACCAGGACCTGATGGTTTCACAAGTAAGTTCTTCAAAGATGCTTGGAGTGTGATAGGTGGAGATATAGTATCTGCAGTTCAAGATTTTTTTATTCACAAGAAGCTCCTCAGGCAAGTCAATGCTACAACTCTTACTCTTGTCCCCAAATGTGAGAGACCTCAGAGTGTCCTTCAGTTTCGTCCTATAGCATGCTgcaatgtcatttacaaaatcatATCAAAGCTGCTGTGTTCTAGGTTAGCTGATGTCCTGCCAAGCATCATTGATCAAAACCAGGGGGCCTTCATACAAAATAGGAGCATCCAAGAGAACATACTTATTTGCCAAGACCTGATAAGGTTGTATGAAAGACCTAATGCTACTCCAAGATGTATGTTTAAGATAGACCtgcaaaaagcttatgacacAGTGGAAAGGACCTTTGTTGAACAGCTGTTAGATGCTCTTAACTTCCCCACTGACTTTAAAGAGATGGTATTGCAATGTATCACTACTGCAAGCTTCTCTTTATCTTTAAATGGGGGCATGTTTGGGTATTTTCATG GAGTACCAGAGGACATCAAACAGGATATTCTGAGAGTGTCTGGGTTTGTGGAGGGCAGGCTGCCTTTCAAGTATCTTGGGATGCCTATACAAACTACCAGATTGAAGAAAAGTGACTGTGAGTGTTTGGTAGAAAAGATCTGCAGTAGAATACACAATTATGGGGCAAAAAAGTTCTTCTATGCTGAGAGATTGGTGTTGGTTAAGTCAGTGCTCTCAACTTTGCATTCATATTGGGCGTCAATGTTTGTGCTCCCAAATGGAATTATCAGTAGAATAGAAGCTACGTGTAGAAATTTCTTATGGGACAACAGCTCGGATTACAGGAAGGTTCCACTGGTAGCTTGGGAAAAAGTGTGCTGTACTAAAGAAGAGGGAGGATTAGGGATCAAAGACCAGGAAACTATTAACAAGGCTTTGATAGGCAGACTGGTTCACTGGATAATGGAAGAGAGGGACTCTATTTGGGTGAATTGGGTTCATCAGAACTACTTAAAAGGAAAAGCTTGGCTGGATTACAAACCTTCTGTTAACTCCAGTTGGGTTTGGAGAAGGATCTGCAAGGTCAAGGAAGAGATGCTAACTGGGTATAATGATGGTACTTGGACTGCACAGGCCAAGTATACCCCTGCTATGGGTTATGAGTGGCTTAAGGATTGGAGACCTGCTGTAACTTGGTCTAAATGGATATGGAATGAGCATGTAGTGCCTAAGCATCAATTTGTAGGGTGGTTATATGCACATGGAGCTATGAGAACGAAGGATAAACTGATTAAATATGGCTTGGAGATTGATGACAGCTGCTTCTTATGCAACCAGGCTGCTGAAAGTCTAGACCATCTATG GCTGGTGCACACAGTTGACAGGTACATCTATGCAGAAGGGGGTGCAGCTTGCCCTGTTATGGGGGATGGTGTATCAAATATGGCAGCAATGAAACAAGAGTAG